The window AACGGTTTCTGTAAAGAATCTATGGGAATTTGGCGGTCTTTTTCCAAATGGAGTATCCGGCTTCTTACTATCGTTTCAAATGGTTGTTTTTGCTTTTGTCGGTGTTGAATTAGTCGGGATATCAGCGGCCGAAACGGCAAATCCCAAAAAAAATATTCCATCTGCAATTAATAAAATTCCGTTGAGGATCCTGTTTTTCTATGTGGGCGCACTCGTGATTCTTTTATGCATAAATCCGTGGACGCAATTGAATGCGGCTAATAGTCCTTTTGTAAAGACATTTAGTTTAGTGGGAATTCCAATTGCTGCCGGAATCATTAATTTTGTGGTCTTAACATCAGCAGCTTCTGCCTGTAATAGTGGTTTGTTTTCAACAAGCCGAATTTTATATAATTTAAGCCGTAATGAACAGGGGCCAGCAAAATTTGCTAAATTAAATAAAAACCATGTTCCTAGTAGCGCTTTGTTTACATCAACGCTTGTTCTTTCCGGTGGAGCTCTCTTGAGTAAGCTAGTTCCGGAACAAGCTTTTGGGATTGTGACGACTATTAGTGCGATTTGCTTTATATGGGTATGGAGTATTATTTTAATTTCTCATATCCGTTATACGAAATCTCGCCCAGATTTACGGGAAAAATCGATTTTTAAAGCACCGCTCACACCATTTATTAATTATGCTGTGCTCACATTTTTTGCTTTTCTGCTAATTGTTATGTTATTTGCCGAAGCAACCCGTACCGCCTTATTAATGACACCGCTATGGTTCGTACTATTATTTACCTTGTATTCTTTCAGAAAGAAAAAGGAAAAAGCGATAAGGTTAACTGCTTAAACGGTCTCATATTTAACCGCTGAGTAATGTTTTTAAAACCTCCTACTATTAAATTAAAGTAGGGGGTTTTTTTATGAATTCTCCAATGATAAAATTGCACTTTAATAGGAAGCAAAAATAACGGGAACTTCAGGTGATAAAATGATCCATACCTATTTGGGTGAGACAATCAGTTTTGATATAGTTTATAAAAAGCGGACAAGCATGGGGATTTATATAGATTTTTATGGAAATGTTGAAGTTCAGGTTCCTAAAGGAACAGCAGAAGAACAAGTGATTAAACTATTAGAGGGAAAATGGGAAATCATTCAGCAGAAAATAAAGGAAATGAAGGATAGAGCTACTGGGAGCACGGAGAAGTTCTATAATGAGGGTGAATCCTTTCTTTATTTAGGGAACACTGTTTCCATCCTAATTTCCCAGGATATAAACATCAAGAAAGACAAAGTTGTGTTGGAGGGTGATAAGCTGCACGTGTATGTGAAGGATCATGAAGATGAGAAAATAAAACAGGCTTTAAAACGTTTTTATTTTCAAAAGTGTAAAGCGCTAGTAGAGAAACGGATTCAATTCTATCAAAGCAATTTTAAATTAAAACCGCGCTCGATCCGTATTTCTGATAATAATAGTACTTGGGGTACCTGCGATTCGATGCGACAATTAACGTTCAATTGGAAGTTGGCAATGGCACCAATGGAGGTGATTGACTACGTAGTCGTTCATGAAATGTGTCATATGCTCCATATGAATCACGATCGATCCTTTTGGCGCCTTGTTGGTAAAATAATTCCCGATTATGAAGAGCGACAAAACTGGTTAACTTTATCAAGTTGGAAAATGATTGTTTAATGGATTTAGGTTATGATAAAGGCGAAGGATTATATAATAGAAGGAGTTTGGAGCGATTGAAAAATACAGAAGAAAAAAGAACAT of the Bacillus sp. 1NLA3E genome contains:
- a CDS encoding amino acid permease codes for the protein MAQKELKRDLKNRHVQLIAIGGTIGTGLFLGSGKAIQLAGPSIILAYLIVGIACFFVMRALGELLLSNAGYHSFTDFAVDYIGPWAGYVTGWTYWFCWIMTAMADIIAVGVYVQYWFDIPQWVPALAVLVILLGLNLLTVKLFGELEFWFAIIKVVTILALIAIGVVLLVMGFKTDAGTVSVKNLWEFGGLFPNGVSGFLLSFQMVVFAFVGVELVGISAAETANPKKNIPSAINKIPLRILFFYVGALVILLCINPWTQLNAANSPFVKTFSLVGIPIAAGIINFVVLTSAASACNSGLFSTSRILYNLSRNEQGPAKFAKLNKNHVPSSALFTSTLVLSGGALLSKLVPEQAFGIVTTISAICFIWVWSIILISHIRYTKSRPDLREKSIFKAPLTPFINYAVLTFFAFLLIVMLFAEATRTALLMTPLWFVLLFTLYSFRKKKEKAIRLTA
- a CDS encoding M48 family metallopeptidase; this encodes MIHTYLGETISFDIVYKKRTSMGIYIDFYGNVEVQVPKGTAEEQVIKLLEGKWEIIQQKIKEMKDRATGSTEKFYNEGESFLYLGNTVSILISQDINIKKDKVVLEGDKLHVYVKDHEDEKIKQALKRFYFQKCKALVEKRIQFYQSNFKLKPRSIRISDNNSTWGTCDSMRQLTFNWKLAMAPMEVIDYVVVHEMCHMLHMNHDRSFWRLVGKIIPDYEERQNWLTLSSWKMIV